The Pseudomonas kermanshahensis genome includes a window with the following:
- a CDS encoding capsular polysaccharide biosynthesis protein, translated as MDDALPRQRLLILSKGAQQITTLPSLLPDFELQNGAVGDVLATDWVMAWGRKPSAHLAMAEAYKAGKPVLTLEDGFVRSVGLGAEEPPLSLIVDDVGIYYDASQPSRLEQLITEPLTADQHQRATALKALWQDQRISKYNDARIEQPALPENCVLVADQTLGDASLQGATAGDFTAMLRAALARYPDSTVLLKIHPDVLARRKMGHFDLAMVAKLPRVKILTQHTHPAELLPKMRAVYVMTSQLGFDALLWDVKVHTWGMPFYAGWGLTEDRLPAPARRTPVCLTQLIHASLVRYPRYVCPERGIPCTPESLIEWLGLQRRHRSLLPASVQVCGFSRWKEPLAALFFSGSAIRFVKPKKRASPSMPVVAWGCKHDAELLNHPYPVHRVEDGFLRSVGLGAGKARPLSWIVDDVGIYYDATRPSRLEHMLASGNFEAALLTRAQALRESICNAGLTKYNLPGKPWQRPPDAQTVILVTGQVEGDASIRFGGTSIFTNLQLLRAVREKNPQAWVLYKPHPEVLAGTRSSGSDEAQTVHWCDEVIGDTPLQQLLAVVDEVHVLTSQSGFEALLRGVPVTTYGQPFYAGWGLTVDHELDDQVRRRRCRPVTLDELVAATLLLYPTYVSLVTNRFTTAEQTLYELQHWHALPQPGATSKWQDLKRRLSSLLGRKRPAN; from the coding sequence CAAAGGGGCTCAGCAGATCACCACCTTACCTTCGCTACTGCCCGATTTCGAGCTGCAGAACGGAGCTGTGGGTGACGTTCTAGCGACCGACTGGGTGATGGCATGGGGACGTAAACCGAGCGCTCATCTGGCCATGGCCGAGGCGTACAAGGCAGGTAAGCCAGTGCTAACCCTAGAAGACGGTTTTGTCCGCTCTGTGGGGCTAGGTGCAGAGGAGCCACCGCTGTCCTTAATCGTCGATGACGTAGGGATTTATTACGATGCCAGCCAGCCCTCGCGATTGGAGCAGTTGATTACAGAACCGCTGACAGCAGACCAGCATCAACGTGCTACGGCGCTGAAAGCGCTGTGGCAGGATCAGCGCATCTCCAAGTACAACGATGCGCGCATTGAGCAGCCTGCTCTACCAGAGAACTGTGTGCTGGTGGCAGACCAGACTTTGGGCGATGCTTCGTTGCAAGGCGCAACAGCTGGTGATTTCACGGCGATGCTCCGTGCGGCTCTGGCCCGTTACCCCGACAGCACTGTTCTTCTCAAAATACATCCTGACGTGCTAGCTCGGCGCAAGATGGGACATTTCGACTTGGCTATGGTAGCAAAGCTGCCGCGTGTGAAGATCCTGACCCAACACACACATCCAGCCGAGCTTTTGCCCAAGATGCGTGCGGTTTACGTAATGACATCCCAGTTGGGGTTTGATGCTTTGTTATGGGATGTAAAGGTCCACACTTGGGGTATGCCATTTTATGCAGGGTGGGGCTTGACTGAAGATCGCCTGCCGGCACCAGCGCGACGCACTCCGGTGTGCCTTACCCAGTTGATTCATGCCAGCCTGGTGCGCTATCCGCGCTACGTCTGCCCGGAACGGGGCATTCCGTGCACGCCAGAGTCCTTGATCGAATGGTTGGGGCTGCAACGCCGCCACCGCAGCTTGCTGCCAGCTTCCGTGCAGGTATGCGGGTTCAGTCGCTGGAAAGAACCATTAGCAGCGCTCTTTTTCAGCGGCAGTGCAATTCGGTTCGTCAAACCTAAAAAGCGCGCATCCCCCTCAATGCCAGTGGTGGCTTGGGGATGCAAACATGATGCAGAGTTATTGAATCATCCCTATCCAGTCCATCGCGTGGAGGACGGCTTTTTACGGTCTGTCGGCTTGGGCGCTGGCAAGGCACGCCCGCTTTCGTGGATAGTCGATGATGTGGGGATTTATTACGACGCCACACGGCCATCACGCCTTGAACACATGTTAGCTAGCGGTAATTTCGAGGCCGCACTGCTAACCCGCGCGCAAGCGCTACGCGAGTCAATCTGCAACGCGGGGCTTACCAAATACAACCTTCCCGGAAAGCCCTGGCAACGGCCACCAGACGCACAAACAGTCATTCTCGTTACTGGACAGGTCGAAGGTGATGCCTCTATCCGCTTCGGCGGCACCAGCATTTTCACCAATTTGCAATTACTGCGCGCCGTACGCGAGAAAAACCCTCAGGCGTGGGTGCTTTACAAACCTCACCCAGAGGTACTCGCAGGTACCCGCTCGAGCGGCAGCGATGAAGCTCAGACGGTTCACTGGTGCGACGAGGTGATCGGCGACACCCCCTTGCAACAATTGCTTGCAGTGGTGGACGAAGTTCATGTTCTTACTTCGCAATCAGGCTTTGAAGCACTGCTGCGCGGGGTACCGGTTACCACTTACGGCCAGCCTTTTTACGCGGGCTGGGGGTTGACTGTTGATCATGAATTGGATGACCAAGTTCGGCGCCGACGCTGTCGCCCCGTGACCTTGGATGAATTGGTAGCGGCCACGCTGTTGCTTTATCCCACGTATGTGAGCCTGGTAACCAATCGTTTTACCACAGCCGAACAGACTCTCTACGAATTACAACATTGGCATGCATTACCGCAGCCCGGAGCAACGTCTAAATGGCAGGATTTGAAACGACGGTTGAGCAGTTTGCTGGGCAGGAAGCGCCCGGCCAACTGA